From a single Calothrix sp. NIES-2098 genomic region:
- a CDS encoding histidine kinase, which produces MLAMHSMTCANELNLQLESTLKDLPLWSVYVEVKNPVNDLTTIFKQEPLLPGIILTKNQEYVGMISRQRFFEHMSRPYSLSLFATRPIENLINFLQPEVCVISEETPIVEATQLALQRVPQLVYEPILVKTKSGKYQLIDFHQLLLAYSQINVLTLAQLEQVEEQSKITEAGFRTLKHNYTKFVQNEKMAALEQLVAGIAHEINNPVSFIAGNIVYAIAYSQDLLDLVSLYQKYYPEPVAEIQNAIADIELEFLKADFLQLLNSMKAGTERIHEIVLALRNFSRLDESERKIVDIHEGIDSTLLLLQSRLKNQQTGQIITVIKEYDQLPLVECYPGLLNQAFMNILANAIDAIFNNYDCSSLPASSPKYPLIRIRTELIDDKHIIIRIADNGLGIPKNIQKRLFDPFFTTKSVGKGTGLGLSISYQIIVDKHGGQLQCISVVGEGTEFIIKIPVQLDS; this is translated from the coding sequence ATGCTGGCTATGCATAGCATGACATGTGCTAATGAGTTGAACTTGCAATTGGAGTCAACTTTAAAAGATTTACCACTGTGGTCAGTTTACGTTGAAGTCAAGAATCCGGTAAACGATCTAACGACAATTTTCAAACAAGAACCGCTACTACCGGGAATTATTCTGACTAAAAATCAGGAATATGTGGGGATGATTTCGCGGCAAAGATTTTTTGAACATATGAGCCGTCCCTATAGTTTGTCACTATTTGCCACACGCCCTATCGAAAATTTAATTAACTTTCTTCAGCCAGAAGTGTGTGTAATTTCTGAAGAAACACCAATTGTAGAAGCAACTCAGCTAGCATTACAGCGAGTACCTCAACTTGTTTATGAGCCGATTCTAGTAAAAACTAAGTCGGGAAAATATCAGCTAATAGATTTTCATCAGTTACTTTTAGCCTATTCTCAGATTAATGTCTTAACATTAGCTCAACTAGAGCAAGTAGAAGAACAATCTAAAATTACCGAAGCAGGTTTTCGTACCCTCAAGCATAACTATACAAAATTTGTCCAGAATGAAAAGATGGCTGCTTTGGAACAACTGGTTGCAGGAATTGCACATGAAATTAACAATCCTGTCAGCTTTATAGCAGGTAACATTGTCTATGCGATCGCCTACAGCCAAGATTTACTGGATTTAGTTAGCTTGTACCAAAAGTATTATCCCGAACCAGTAGCGGAAATTCAAAATGCGATCGCTGATATTGAACTAGAATTTTTGAAAGCTGATTTTCTCCAACTGCTGAATTCTATGAAGGCGGGTACAGAACGTATCCACGAGATAGTTTTAGCTTTACGAAATTTCTCTCGTCTTGATGAATCCGAGAGAAAAATAGTTGATATTCATGAAGGGATTGATAGTACTTTACTATTATTACAAAGCCGCCTAAAAAATCAGCAAACAGGTCAAATAATTACCGTGATTAAAGAGTACGATCAACTTCCTTTAGTAGAATGCTATCCGGGACTACTCAACCAGGCTTTTATGAATATTCTGGCGAATGCTATTGATGCTATTTTTAATAATTATGATTGCTCTAGTTTACCAGCTTCATCTCCAAAATATCCCCTAATTCGGATTCGTACTGAACTCATAGATGATAAGCATATAATTATCCGCATCGCCGATAATGGTTTGGGAATACCTAAAAATATACAAAAGCGGTTATTTGACCCGTTCTTTACTACTAAAAGTGTCGGTAAAGGCACGGGATTAGGGTTATCTATCAGCTATCAAATTATTGTAGATAAACATGGCGGTCAGTTGCAATGCATATCTGTAGTAGGAGAAGGCACTGAGTTCATTATTAAAATTCCCGTTCAGCTTGATTCATGA
- a CDS encoding tetrahydrofolate dehydrogenase/cyclohydrolase, which yields METKTAKLLDGKALAEKIHQHLLERITELQPQIGRPPGLAVLMVGDNPASAAYVRNKERACAKVGIASFGKHFPTETTQKELEDVIAALNQDEQVDGILVQLPLPKHLDAVKLLNQIDPDKDADGLHPVNLGRLVRQEAGLRSCTPAGVMRLLAEYKIPLSGKQAVVVGRSILVGKPMALMLLEADATVTVAHSRSHDLKAIAQNADILIAAVGVPGLITGEMVKPGAVVVDVGMNRVIDASGKSRLVGDVHWESTAGVAEFLTPVPGGVGPMTVAMLLQNTFASYLRRQGISNYEE from the coding sequence ATGGAAACAAAAACTGCCAAACTTCTTGATGGTAAAGCTTTAGCTGAAAAAATTCACCAACATCTTCTAGAGCGGATTACAGAGTTACAACCACAAATTGGACGTCCTCCTGGTTTAGCAGTATTGATGGTTGGCGACAATCCCGCATCGGCTGCTTATGTACGCAATAAAGAGCGAGCCTGCGCTAAGGTGGGTATTGCTTCTTTTGGTAAGCATTTTCCTACTGAAACTACACAAAAAGAATTAGAAGATGTAATTGCAGCTCTTAATCAAGATGAACAGGTAGATGGGATTCTTGTTCAGTTACCTTTACCCAAACACTTGGACGCTGTAAAGTTGCTGAATCAAATCGATCCCGATAAAGACGCTGATGGACTGCACCCAGTTAATTTAGGGCGATTGGTAAGGCAAGAAGCAGGTTTACGCAGTTGTACCCCAGCAGGCGTGATGCGGCTGTTGGCAGAATATAAAATTCCTCTGTCGGGAAAACAAGCAGTGGTAGTGGGACGTAGTATTTTAGTGGGTAAACCGATGGCGTTGATGCTTCTAGAAGCTGATGCGACTGTCACCGTTGCCCACTCGCGATCGCACGATTTAAAAGCGATCGCTCAAAATGCCGACATTTTGATTGCCGCAGTAGGTGTTCCGGGATTGATTACCGGAGAAATGGTGAAACCGGGCGCGGTTGTGGTAGATGTGGGGATGAATCGCGTCATCGATGCTAGTGGTAAAAGTCGTTTAGTCGGCGATGTCCACTGGGAATCAACAGCTGGCGTGGCGGAGTTTCTCACCCCAGTCCCTGGTGGTGTTGGTCCTATGACTGTCGCTATGTTGTTGCAAAATACATTTGCCAGCTATTTAAGGAGGCAAGGAATCAGCAATTATGAAGAATGA
- a CDS encoding pathogenesis related protein, which translates to MSATQSNSLPLWVQDRDKVIEGSTDAQWRYQTPPDYSRSKENLANESTRSHLEGTLEAIVQNLVRTFEMEVSFKTNPQQWLSVVNDKFRVSTNGGREYTATDLSAQGTYNLFMADSEHYKASAETFESSAQIFHTTFPQGFPWEVLEVFSGPPTVTFKWRHWGHFNGAYKDFAPTGETIEIIGTSIARVTDDLKIISLEHYFDNTLFLEKLTAGGKLPISENKGSACPFSSWFKKVKKS; encoded by the coding sequence ATGAGCGCAACACAATCTAACAGCCTGCCACTTTGGGTACAGGATCGGGATAAAGTTATTGAAGGAAGTACTGATGCCCAATGGCGCTATCAGACACCTCCTGATTATTCTCGGTCTAAAGAGAATTTAGCGAATGAAAGTACACGCAGTCATTTAGAGGGAACCCTGGAAGCGATCGTACAAAACCTGGTAAGAACCTTCGAGATGGAAGTGTCTTTCAAAACCAACCCACAGCAGTGGTTATCTGTTGTCAATGACAAGTTTCGTGTAAGTACGAATGGAGGTCGAGAATACACAGCTACAGATTTATCAGCCCAAGGTACTTACAACTTATTTATGGCTGATTCAGAGCATTACAAAGCTTCTGCTGAAACCTTTGAATCATCAGCGCAAATCTTCCATACAACCTTTCCTCAAGGATTTCCTTGGGAAGTTTTGGAAGTGTTCTCAGGCCCGCCAACCGTAACATTCAAATGGCGACATTGGGGACATTTTAACGGTGCATACAAAGATTTTGCACCAACTGGAGAGACGATAGAAATTATCGGCACGAGCATTGCTAGAGTTACCGATGACTTAAAGATAATTTCCTTGGAACACTACTTTGACAATACGCTGTTTTTAGAAAAACTAACAGCTGGCGGCAAACTGCCAATTAGTGAAAACAAAGGAAGTGCTTGTCCCTTCAGTTCTTGGTTTAAAAAAGTCAAGAAGAGTTAA
- a CDS encoding DNA mismatch repair protein, which produces MTASDFDIQPTEPNDPSAPHSDTRLVDRSKLSKMYQHYVEVKDKYPHALLLYRVGDFFETFFQDAVTVSRELELVLTSKHGGEVGRVAMTGVPHHAWERYTTQLVEKGYAVVICDQVEDASEAVGLVRREVTRILTPGTLLEEGMLKASRNNYLASVVIAANHWGLAYADISTGEFLTSQGSDLEHLTQELMRLQPSEVLFPTNAPDLGSLLRPGETSPHLPQCLPPAFCYCLRSQVPFSQGEARSRLLQKFKVRSLEGLGCEHLPLAVRAAGGLLEYLEDTQKENQVPLQLLRTYTVTDYLIVDHQTRRNLEITQTVRDGTFHGSLLWALDRTSTAMGGRALRRWLLQPLIDIKGIRARQDTIQELVENTALRQDLRQLLRQIYDLERLTGRAGSGTANAKDLMALADSLSRLPELSELVAEANSPFLRALQNVPPILEDLAQKLHAHIVESPPIHIKEGGLIRPGVNSLLDERKATVEADQQWIANLEVDERARTGIPTLKVGFNKTFGYYISISRAKSDQVPANYIRKQTLTNEERYITPELKERESRILSARDDLNQLEYEIFVALREEVGVQAEVIRHLSRAVAAADVLCGLAELAAQQGYCRPEILPGREIEIIDGRHPVVEQSLPAGFFVPNSTQLGQESLTNDKPDLIILTGPNASGKSCYLRQVGLIQLMAQTGSFVPARFAKLGICDRIFTRVGAVDDLATGQSTFMVEMNETANILNHATSRSLVLLDEIGRGTATFDGLSIAWAVAEYLATDIRSRTIFATHYHELNELAGMLANVANYQVTVKELPDQIIFLHQVQPGGADKSYGIEAGRLAGLPAVVIQRAKQVMGQIEKHSKIAIGLREGL; this is translated from the coding sequence ATGACCGCTTCTGATTTTGACATTCAGCCAACGGAACCCAACGATCCTAGTGCGCCTCACTCGGACACGCGTCTGGTAGACCGCAGCAAGCTTAGTAAGATGTACCAGCATTATGTAGAGGTGAAGGATAAGTATCCTCATGCGCTGCTGCTGTATCGGGTGGGAGATTTCTTTGAAACTTTTTTCCAAGATGCTGTAACTGTATCTCGCGAACTGGAACTGGTTCTGACTAGCAAACACGGCGGTGAAGTGGGTCGGGTGGCGATGACTGGTGTCCCCCACCACGCATGGGAACGCTACACTACCCAACTGGTAGAAAAAGGCTACGCTGTGGTGATTTGCGACCAAGTAGAAGATGCTTCGGAAGCTGTGGGGTTAGTACGGCGCGAGGTGACGCGCATTCTTACCCCTGGGACTCTGCTAGAAGAGGGAATGTTGAAAGCAAGTCGCAATAATTACCTAGCTTCTGTGGTAATTGCGGCTAATCATTGGGGACTAGCCTACGCAGATATCTCAACAGGGGAATTTCTGACATCTCAAGGTAGCGATCTAGAACACCTGACTCAGGAATTAATGCGCTTGCAGCCTTCGGAGGTGCTGTTTCCGACGAATGCTCCCGATTTGGGTAGTTTACTGCGTCCGGGAGAAACTTCACCCCATCTCCCCCAATGTTTACCGCCAGCTTTTTGTTATTGTTTGCGATCGCAAGTACCATTTTCGCAAGGGGAAGCCAGAAGTAGATTATTGCAGAAATTTAAAGTGCGATCGCTTGAAGGATTGGGTTGCGAACACCTCCCCCTCGCTGTCCGCGCTGCTGGTGGGCTTCTCGAATACCTGGAAGATACTCAAAAAGAAAACCAAGTTCCTCTACAACTGTTACGCACCTATACCGTCACCGACTATCTAATTGTTGACCATCAAACCAGGCGTAACTTGGAAATTACCCAAACTGTCCGTGATGGGACATTTCATGGTTCCCTGCTGTGGGCATTAGATAGAACTAGCACAGCGATGGGCGGGCGGGCTTTACGACGGTGGTTACTGCAACCGCTAATTGATATTAAAGGCATTCGCGCAAGGCAAGATACCATTCAAGAATTGGTAGAAAATACAGCGTTACGTCAAGATTTGCGGCAATTATTACGTCAAATTTATGACCTCGAACGGTTAACCGGGAGGGCGGGTTCTGGTACTGCTAACGCTAAAGATTTAATGGCTTTGGCAGATTCTCTCTCACGCCTACCAGAATTATCCGAGTTAGTAGCTGAAGCGAATTCTCCCTTTCTGAGGGCTTTGCAGAACGTGCCACCGATATTAGAAGATTTGGCACAAAAATTACACGCCCATATTGTCGAGTCACCACCCATACATATTAAGGAAGGTGGCTTGATTCGTCCTGGTGTAAATAGCCTGTTGGATGAGAGAAAAGCAACCGTAGAAGCGGATCAACAGTGGATTGCCAATTTAGAAGTTGACGAGAGAGCAAGAACAGGAATCCCAACTTTAAAGGTAGGATTTAATAAAACTTTTGGTTATTACATTAGTATTTCCCGTGCTAAATCTGACCAAGTACCCGCAAATTACATCCGCAAGCAAACGCTAACAAATGAGGAACGTTACATTACACCAGAGTTAAAAGAACGGGAATCTCGAATTCTTTCAGCACGCGATGATTTGAATCAGTTGGAATATGAAATTTTTGTCGCCTTGCGAGAAGAAGTCGGAGTACAGGCGGAAGTAATTCGCCATCTTTCCCGCGCGGTGGCGGCGGCGGATGTATTGTGTGGTTTGGCAGAGTTAGCGGCGCAGCAAGGTTACTGTCGTCCAGAAATCTTACCAGGACGGGAAATAGAAATCATCGATGGCAGACATCCGGTAGTTGAACAGTCTTTACCTGCGGGGTTCTTTGTACCCAATTCCACCCAGTTGGGTCAAGAGTCATTAACAAATGACAAACCTGACTTAATTATCCTCACCGGGCCAAATGCCAGTGGTAAGAGTTGTTATTTGCGTCAGGTAGGGTTGATTCAGTTAATGGCGCAAACGGGGAGTTTTGTCCCAGCTAGGTTTGCGAAGTTGGGAATATGCGATCGCATTTTCACTCGTGTAGGTGCAGTAGATGATTTAGCTACTGGTCAATCTACCTTTATGGTGGAGATGAATGAAACAGCGAATATTCTCAATCATGCCACATCGCGATCGCTAGTATTGTTAGATGAAATTGGTCGGGGAACGGCAACTTTTGATGGACTTTCGATAGCTTGGGCTGTAGCTGAGTATCTCGCCACAGATATCCGTTCCCGAACAATTTTTGCCACGCACTACCACGAGTTGAACGAACTCGCAGGGATGTTAGCAAATGTCGCTAATTATCAGGTAACAGTGAAGGAATTACCCGACCAAATTATCTTTTTACACCAAGTTCAACCAGGAGGCGCTGATAAATCCTACGGTATTGAAGCGGGACGGTTAGCAGGTTTACCAGCTGTGGTCATTCAACGAGCTAAACAAGTGATGGGACAGATTGAAAAACACAGTAAAATTGCGATCGGTTTACGAGAGGGTTTATAG
- a CDS encoding NUDIX hydrolase, which produces MNNHQVQVAIAILYQENKFLMQLRDNIPTILYPGYWALFGGHIESGETPDIAVKREILEEIGYNYPNFSEFACYWDEKVIRHVFYAPLLVGFNQLVLNEGWDMGFLTPEDIREGNCYSQNAGEVRPLGPMHQRIMLDFIESDR; this is translated from the coding sequence ATGAACAATCATCAGGTACAGGTTGCGATCGCAATTCTCTACCAAGAAAACAAGTTTCTCATGCAACTGCGAGACAATATCCCTACTATTCTCTACCCAGGTTACTGGGCGCTGTTTGGTGGACATATTGAGTCCGGCGAAACCCCAGATATTGCGGTCAAGCGAGAAATTTTAGAAGAAATTGGTTATAATTACCCAAATTTCTCTGAATTTGCCTGTTATTGGGATGAAAAAGTTATCCGTCACGTTTTTTATGCACCACTGTTGGTAGGTTTTAATCAACTGGTTTTAAATGAAGGCTGGGATATGGGTTTCTTAACACCAGAAGATATTCGCGAGGGTAACTGTTATTCCCAAAACGCTGGCGAGGTCAGACCTTTAGGGCCTATGCATCAGCGAATCATGCTGGATTTTATTGAAAGCGATCGATAG
- the pdxJ gene encoding pyridoxal phosphate biosynthetic protein PdxJ, translating to MSTLGVNIDHIATIRQARRTVEPDPVAAAVLAELGGADGITVHLREDRRHIQDRDVRLLRQTVRTHLNLEMAATEEMLGIALDIKPDYVTLVPEKREEVTTEGGLDIVGQIAKIGEIVDKLQSAGIPVSLFIDAEPSQIAASAKVQAKFIELHTGQYAEAVDETSRKQELAVLAKGCEQAIQAGLRVNAGHGLTYWNVYPVASLPGMEELNIGHTIISRAALVGIERAVREMKLAIRGEL from the coding sequence GTGTCTACACTCGGCGTAAACATTGACCACATTGCGACAATTCGACAAGCACGGCGCACGGTGGAACCTGACCCCGTAGCGGCGGCGGTGCTAGCAGAATTAGGCGGTGCAGATGGAATTACCGTGCATCTGCGAGAAGATAGACGGCATATCCAAGACAGAGATGTGCGACTCTTACGGCAAACGGTGAGAACGCACTTAAATTTAGAAATGGCCGCTACAGAGGAAATGTTAGGAATTGCTCTGGATATCAAACCTGATTATGTAACTTTAGTACCAGAAAAACGCGAAGAAGTCACCACAGAAGGCGGTTTAGACATTGTTGGGCAAATTGCTAAAATAGGTGAGATAGTTGATAAATTGCAGAGTGCTGGCATTCCAGTTAGTCTATTTATCGATGCCGAACCCTCACAAATTGCAGCATCTGCCAAAGTGCAAGCTAAGTTCATTGAACTGCACACTGGGCAATACGCTGAGGCCGTCGATGAAACCAGCCGCAAACAAGAGTTAGCCGTGTTAGCTAAGGGGTGCGAACAAGCGATTCAAGCTGGTTTGCGAGTCAATGCCGGTCATGGACTTACTTACTGGAACGTTTATCCTGTAGCTAGTCTTCCAGGGATGGAAGAACTCAACATTGGTCATACCATCATCAGTCGCGCCGCATTAGTTGGTATAGAAAGAGCTGTACGCGAGATGAAACTAGCCATCCGCGGAGAACTGTAA
- a CDS encoding geranylgeranyl diphosphate synthase — translation MVATDKFKKTPETATFNLSAYLKERQQLCDNALDRAIPIVYPEKIYEAMRYSLLAGGKRVRPILCLATCEMTGGTIEMAMPTACAVEMIHTMSLIHDDLPAMDNDDYRRGMLTNHKVYGEDIAILAGDGLLAYAFEFVATQTPQDVPRDRVLQVVARLGRALGAAGLVGGQVVDLESEGKSDTSLETLNFIHNHKTAALLEACVVCGGILTGVSAEELQRLSRYAQNIGLAFQIIDDILDITATQEQLGKTAGKDLKAQKVTYPSLWGIEKSRSKAQQLIEAACAELETFGESAQPLKAIAHFIISRDR, via the coding sequence ATGGTAGCAACTGATAAGTTTAAAAAAACGCCAGAGACAGCTACGTTTAACCTATCAGCTTATCTCAAAGAGCGACAACAGCTTTGCGACAATGCATTGGATCGAGCGATACCCATCGTTTATCCAGAAAAAATTTATGAAGCAATGCGCTATTCTCTGTTAGCTGGTGGCAAACGCGTACGTCCCATTCTTTGCCTTGCTACCTGTGAAATGACTGGCGGCACAATCGAAATGGCTATGCCAACAGCTTGTGCTGTAGAAATGATCCACACTATGTCCTTGATTCACGACGATCTACCGGCGATGGATAATGATGATTACCGTCGAGGTATGTTGACAAACCACAAGGTTTATGGTGAAGATATTGCAATTTTAGCTGGGGATGGCTTATTAGCTTATGCTTTTGAGTTTGTAGCTACCCAAACTCCTCAAGATGTTCCTAGAGATAGAGTTTTGCAAGTAGTAGCGCGTCTCGGTAGGGCATTAGGTGCTGCTGGCTTAGTTGGCGGTCAGGTGGTGGATCTGGAATCGGAAGGTAAATCAGATACTTCCCTAGAGACGCTGAATTTCATTCATAACCATAAAACAGCAGCACTTTTAGAGGCTTGTGTTGTTTGTGGCGGAATTTTAACTGGTGTATCTGCTGAAGAATTGCAACGACTGAGTCGGTATGCTCAGAATATTGGTCTGGCATTCCAAATTATTGACGATATCCTCGACATTACTGCTACTCAAGAACAATTAGGAAAAACTGCTGGTAAGGATCTCAAAGCGCAGAAAGTAACTTACCCCAGCCTGTGGGGAATTGAAAAATCCCGTTCTAAAGCTCAACAGTTAATTGAAGCAGCTTGTGCAGAATTAGAGACATTTGGAGAATCAGCTCAACCGCTAAAAGCGATCGCTCATTTTATTATCAGTCGCGATCGCTAA